The genomic region GTGGAGACCGCGCTCCGCGACGGCTTCACGACCGGCCGCGGCCTGGGTCTGGGCCTCGGCGGCGCCAGGCGGCTCGTGCACGAGTTCGATCTCGAGGGGCGCGACGGAGGCGGGACCCGCATCCGTATCGTGCGATGGAGCTGAGCACGTCGGGAGATCTCGGAGCTGGCTTCGTCCGGGTCCGCGACGGCTCGCACGTGGGGCGGGCGCGGCGGCTCGTGCGCGAGATGGTCGAGAAGGCGGAGCTGGGGACGGAGCTCGCCGAACGGGCCGCGCTGGTGGCCACGGAGCTGAGCACCAACCTCTCCACGCACGCCCGGGGCGGTGAGCTGCACGTGCGCGTGCGCGACGAGGGCGTGGATCTCGTCAGCGTCGACCTGGGGCCGGGAATGCGGGACCTGGAGCGGGCCTTCCGCGACGGCTACAGCACGGCGGGCACGGGGGGCACGGGGCTCGGCGCGGTGCGGCGCCTGAGCGACGCGTGCGACTGCGAGAGCGCTGACGGCGGCACCGTCCTGGTCGCCTCGCTGGTGCGACACCGCACCGGGGAGACCCCCACCGTCACGCTCGCGCGCAGCGCCGGGCTCGTCTCGCCCCACCCGGGCGAGGTCAGCTCCGGCGACGGGTTCTTCGTGCGGCGTGAGCGAGGGCGAACCGTCGGCGCCGTGGTCGACGGTCTGGGCCACGGCGCGCTGGCGTCGAGTGAGCGCGAGCGGGCGCTGGAGGTCATGAGCGCGCTCGAAGAGAGCCTGTCGCCGAGCGATCACCTGCGAGCCATTCACGGCGAGACGACGCGCAGCGGAGGGCTGGCGGCTTCGGTCGTGGCGATCGAGCCCGAGCGCGAGCGCCTCGTGTTCGCGGGGGTCGGCAACGTCTCCGGGCGCGTCCTCTACCCCGACGGCGAGAGCGCGAGCCTCGTGACGCTGGGCGGCATCCTCGGGCGCGCGCCCTTCCACGTGAAGGAGATGGAGCGGCCGTGGCGGCCCGGCGCCGTGGTCGTGCTCCACTCCGACGGCATCACCACCCGCTGGCAGCCCAAGGACTACCGCTGGAGCGCGCGACGCGACCCGGCGGTGCTGGCCGGAGTGCTGATGCGGGACTACCGTCGCCCGCGAGACGACGCGAGCGTCCTGGTGCTCCGTGACGCATGAGACCCAAACGATCCCGCTCGGCTCCGGCCACACCTCGGAGGCGCTGCAGCGCGCGCGGGCCTGGCTGGAGGCGCGCGGCGTCGAGCCGGCCGAGGCGCTCGCGCTCCTGGTCACCGTGGAGCTGCTCGCCCCCGACGCGACCTCCCTCGAGCTCGACGCCGAGGGGGCGCGCGTGTGGACCGACGCGCCGAACGAGCCCGCGCTGGCGCGATACGCGCGGCTGCTCGAGGTGACGCGCGGCGAGGGCTGGGTCGCGCTGCGCCCGCGCTCGGAGCCGGTCGCGCCGCCCGCGCTCGACGCCCCGCGGCGCTCGATCGAGGCCTCGGTGCTCGACCGCCTGCTCGGCCGCGAGGCGGACATCGATCGGCTGCAGCGCGAGCTGGACGAGACGAACCGCGGCGTCGTCGCGCTCTACGCGGAGCTGGACGAGCACTCCCGGGATCTGGAGCGCGCGGATCGTCGCAAGGACGAGTTCCTGGCCATGCTGGCGCACGAGCTGCGGAACCCGCTCGCGGCCCTGCGGATCGCGGCGGAGGATCTCGAGGACGGCGGCGGGCCGCGCGCGGTCGCGGTGATCCAGCGCCAGATGCAGCACCTCGGCCGCATGGTGGACGATCTGCTGGACGTCTCGCGCATCACGCGCGGCAAGATCGAGGTCAGCCTGCGCCGCATCGAGCTGAGTCAGGCGGTGCATCAGGCGGTCGAGCCGCGACGACGCATCGCCGCCGCCTCGCGCATGAACCTCGTCGTGGAGGAGGCGCCCGCGCCGCTCTGGATCGACGGCGACCCGACGCGGGTCGAGCAGGTGATCGTCAACCTCGTCGACAACGCCATCAAGTACGGCGTGCCCGGCGGCACGGTCACGGTCTCGCTGGGGCTCCAGGACAACCAGGCGGAGCTCGCCGTGAAGGATGACGGCCGCGGCATGACCGACGAGCAGCTCCGCGACGCGTTCGAGCTCTTCGTGCAGCACGCGCTCGACGGGCTGGACCGACCGCGCGGCGGGCTCGGGCTCGGCCTGACGCTGGTGCGCGAGATCGTGACGCTCCACGGCGGCAGCGTGTCGGCCGACAGCGACGGCCCCGGCGAGGGCTCGGTCTTCCGGGTGTGCTTCCCGGTGGTGGACGCCCCCGCGACGACGCGAGAGCCGGTGAGCGAGGCGAGCGAAGACAACGACGGCGCGATGCGCCTCCTGCTCGTGGAGGACAACGAAGATTTCCGGGAGCTGCTGGCCTCGCGCCTGCGCCGCCGCGGGCTCGAGGTGCTCGAAGCCGGCGACGGCGCCCAGGCGCTCGCGCACCTCCGGGCGGCCCCGCTGCCGGACGCCGTGGTGACCGACGTGGGGCTGCCGGGCATGGACGGCTACGCCCTCGCGCGCGCCATCCGGAGCGACCAGCGCCTCGAGCCGCTGAAGCTGATCGCGCTGACCGGCTACGGCGGCCAGGACGCGCTCGAGCGGACCCGGCTCGCGGGCTTCGACGACCACCTGGTCAAGCCGGTCCCCGTCGAGGAGCTGCTCGCGGCCCTCCGCAGCTGAGGTCATCGAGCCCGCGGGCGAGGCGTCGCGGCCTGTCGCGACGCGGCGAGCTGCCACGGCGTGGGCGGGCGCAGACGCCCGGTCCACCCTGGCACAGGCGTCGCTGGAAGATCGGCGCATGAAGACGACAGGAATGCTCATGCTCTCCCTGCTGGTCGCGGGCTGCGCGACCTCGCAGACGAACCCCGGCCCCTCGACGGCGCGCGCGCCCTCTCACGAGCCTGGCCATCACGACGCGCGCGAGGCGCGCCCCGACGACCTGCAGCTCGTCGTGTCCGCGCCATCGCCCACCGGGATCGTGCCGGCCGACCACACCGACGAGTTCCCCGTGCACCTCGATGTGACGAACGAGAGCGACGACACCGTGGTGCTCGACGACGCGATCGCGCGCGTCGCGGTGGAGCTCGAGGGTGAGGTCCCGAGCGGCTGCGAGGCGCCCGAGGTCGGCGCCGTGACGCTCGCCGAGGACGCCGGCATCCGCCTCGAGGCGGGCGCGACGACCCGCTTCCAGGTCCCGCTCCCCTGCGCGCTGACGGACCTCGGCCGCTACGACCTCCTGGTGAGCGTGCTCCTCGCGGGCGAAGGCGAGGACTTCGGCGCCATCGCGCCGACGGACCCTCACCTCGCCGCGTCGACCCGCGTCGACATCACGGAGCACGATCCGCCCTTCGGCGCGCATCGCCCCGCGGTGGCCGAAGTGCCCTGAGCGCGTCTCACGCGAGCAGATCGATCAGCAGCGCCATCTCGCCGCCCTGACCGAAGCGCGCCGCGTCTCGATGCAGGGTCCCGAGGACCCGCGCCGCGAGCAGCCTGACCAGCTCGTCCGACCGCGGGTCGTCCGCGGCGAGCGCGCGGGCGACCTCCTGGACCGCGCGGTGGCGCCCCGCCATCTGCACGACGTGTCCGAGCGCCTCGGCGAGCGGGCGCTTCTTGCGGCCGTCCACGAAGACGGCGCCGACCGCGGCGACCTCCATCGCCGCGAAGCGCGCCTCGAGCGCGGCCTCGAGCGGCGTCGACGCGCGCTTGGGCGGCGCCGGGGTAGGACGGCCTTCTTCTCCCGCGGGCGCCGTCGACGGAACCACGACCGGCGCCGGGGGCGGCTCCGGAGGCGCGTCGCCGAGCACCTGCTCGCGCAACCAGAGCGACCAGGGCAGCGCGTGGTCCCCGAGGAACGCCGCGACGAGGCGCGCGGTCTCGCCGCCGTCGTCGACGAACAAGGGCCGCGGCGTGGCGGCGTCCTCCGCCGCGTCGACCTCTGCCGGCGTGCAGCGGATCACGCGCTGACCGGTTCCCAAGTGCTCCACCAGCGACGCGAGGGTCGTGGTGGGTGGGCGAAAGCACGCGAGCATCACGGACGGGAACCCCTCCGCGTCCAGATCGACCCCGCGCGCCGCGCCGCCGAGCACGTGCCCGAGCATGCGCTCGTCTCCGCGCTCCGCGACGGCCCGGGCCGCCTTCGCGATCGACGCCGCGTAGAGCGCGGTCACGAGCGACCCGACGCGGTGGGCGTCGAGGATCCCGGCCGCCCAGAGCTGGCCGCAGAGCGGCAGGGATCGGCCGCGGCCGTCCTCCGCGAACAGGGTGTGCTCGCCGCGGCCGTCGCGCAGCGTGATCGTCGTCGCCGGCGCCGACCCCGGCTCGCTCTCCTCGAGCCAGATCACGCCCTCGACGGCAGGGAAGCCCTCGAGCCCGAGCGAGGGAAGGAGGCCCGCGTGGACACGAAGAGACAGCGAGACACCTTGCGGCTCCGCGATGAGCTGCGCCAGCGCCGCGTCCACGCGCTCGCGAAGGTGACCTCGGAGCAGCGCGAGCTGGACGCCGCTCTCGCTCGGACCGTCGTGGGTGCGGTTGACCTCGAGCTCGGGGTGATCGATGCGGGCGAGCCAGGGCCAGCCCGTCCCGTCCGCGTGGGTCCCCATCGGCAGCATCGCGCGAGAGAGGTGCAGCCCGCGCAGGTGCTCGAAGCCGGGGCGGAGCACCGCGACGAGGCCGTGCGCGGCGCCGAAGCCCTCCACGCGCTCGATGACCGCCGCGCCGAGCGCCTCCGCCTCGGTGAGCTCCAGCGACTCGAGCCGCGGCCGGGCCTGGTTCTCGCGTGCGACGGCGTCGAGCTGGAGCTCCTCGGTGCCGTCCACGACAGGCACGAAGCTCTCCAGTCGCGCCGCCTCGGCCGACGTGATCTGGAGCACGACGCGCCCCGGCTCGAGCGGCTCGGCGCGGATCGGGTAGGGGGTGAACCAGACCTCGCCGAAGCGCGCGGTTTGCTCCTTCAGCTCGTCCGGGGTCACCCATCGCTCGCTCGTGGTGAGGAAGAGCGGCACGTCGTTCAGCCGCTCGTAGTGCAGCCCGTCCCCGGCGAGGCAGCTGTCGCGCAGCGCCTCGCGCACCCACGGCGGCAGCTGATCGCGCGGGACCTCGTCCACCACGTGACGGATCACGTGACTGACGATGAGCTTCAGGGCGTCCATGAGCTGGTTGCGCGCGGTCGTCTGGAGGGACGCCATGCCCGCCTCGTCGACGAGCGGAGAGGTCATCGCCACGACGACGCTGGGGATCACGTTGGCCTCGATGGACCGGGTGTGCTCGCCGCGATCGAAGAGCAACAGGCGGCTCGGAGCCTCCCGCACCAGGGCCACCTCGCCCACGCCGATGACCTCGGCGCGAGGATCGGTGACATTCGCGAGCAACACCTCGAGCGGGACGCAGAAGCGCGGGTCGGGCGGCGCGATGACCGCAGGCCGGCGCTCGATCCCACGCGCCACCCGGCGCTTCGACTGGAGCTTCGCGAGCGCCCCGCCCACGTCTCGTGTGCTCCCCTTTCCCCAGAGCGCGCCGAGCAGCTCGCGCAGCGCGCCGCGCTTCTCTTCCTGCGCGGGCAAGGCGATCACCGGGGCGTCGAGGGCGCTCCGCCGCTCCCCTTCGTCCGGCTCGAGCCAGTGGCCCTCCCAGGCCCCGACGCGGAGATCGCCGCTCCCCCCCGCCGCGTCCGCGAGCGACGTTCGCCCGCCTTGCACGGTGCGCCACGCGGGGACCTCTCCCAGGAGTGTCCGGAGCTTCTGATCCGCGGAGGCCTTCGACCCCTTCGCCACCCACGCGCGGAGGAGCGCGAAGGTGCGCGGCGCGTCCGCCAACGAGGTCGGCTCGGACTCGGCGATCGCCCTCAGCAGCACGCGCGCCCCGCGCCACGAGACGCGGCGCACCATCCTCTCGGCCGCGTCGGTCAGACCTCGCAGCTCCTCGTCCGCGCAGTCTTCGTCGAGATCGATCGCGAGCCAGACCGGCGGCCCGTCCGGGACCCGGAGCTCCACGAACGAGCGGCCCTCGATCTGCGCGTGGATGAGGGTGCCTCCATCCTCGATGGACGCGGGCGCGGCGACGGCGGAACGATACGTGCGACCCTTCACGGGCACGCGGGGTCGCGCCCACGTCACCGTCGGATCGCTCTGTCGCTGACGGCGGTGGAGCTCGAGCGCCCGCGCACGCCGCGCGCGACGACGGAGGCCCTCGAGCTGGTCGCGCCCGTCCGCGAACGCGCGCCCCGTCCAGCGCTCGAGCGCCTTCACCATCGACGACGAGGCGAGCACGGGGTGCCAGCCGTCGAGCTCGACCCCGGCCGCCTCGCCGAGCGGCACGAAGGGGATGGGGTCGGCGCGAAACGCCTC from Sandaracinaceae bacterium harbors:
- a CDS encoding SpoIIE family protein phosphatase; the protein is MELSTSGDLGAGFVRVRDGSHVGRARRLVREMVEKAELGTELAERAALVATELSTNLSTHARGGELHVRVRDEGVDLVSVDLGPGMRDLERAFRDGYSTAGTGGTGLGAVRRLSDACDCESADGGTVLVASLVRHRTGETPTVTLARSAGLVSPHPGEVSSGDGFFVRRERGRTVGAVVDGLGHGALASSERERALEVMSALEESLSPSDHLRAIHGETTRSGGLAASVVAIEPERERLVFAGVGNVSGRVLYPDGESASLVTLGGILGRAPFHVKEMERPWRPGAVVVLHSDGITTRWQPKDYRWSARRDPAVLAGVLMRDYRRPRDDASVLVLRDA
- a CDS encoding hybrid sensor histidine kinase/response regulator, coding for MTHETQTIPLGSGHTSEALQRARAWLEARGVEPAEALALLVTVELLAPDATSLELDAEGARVWTDAPNEPALARYARLLEVTRGEGWVALRPRSEPVAPPALDAPRRSIEASVLDRLLGREADIDRLQRELDETNRGVVALYAELDEHSRDLERADRRKDEFLAMLAHELRNPLAALRIAAEDLEDGGGPRAVAVIQRQMQHLGRMVDDLLDVSRITRGKIEVSLRRIELSQAVHQAVEPRRRIAAASRMNLVVEEAPAPLWIDGDPTRVEQVIVNLVDNAIKYGVPGGTVTVSLGLQDNQAELAVKDDGRGMTDEQLRDAFELFVQHALDGLDRPRGGLGLGLTLVREIVTLHGGSVSADSDGPGEGSVFRVCFPVVDAPATTREPVSEASEDNDGAMRLLLVEDNEDFRELLASRLRRRGLEVLEAGDGAQALAHLRAAPLPDAVVTDVGLPGMDGYALARAIRSDQRLEPLKLIALTGYGGQDALERTRLAGFDDHLVKPVPVEELLAALRS